A region from the Lytechinus variegatus isolate NC3 chromosome 6, Lvar_3.0, whole genome shotgun sequence genome encodes:
- the LOC121416573 gene encoding uncharacterized protein LOC121416573, with product MKYLIATLILFTLLGVSSAYYCYVCESDDYFNGATCTDPFAKGDSALAKRQCSGDCFKEVITYEDGRQKYRRGCDACSDECSTVGNTRTCRYCCYGQLCNSATSVRFNIVAMLLTSCLATIYYFL from the exons atgaaatatttaattgcAACGCTCATCCTCTTTACATTGCTCG GTGTTTCATCGGCCTACTACTGCTACGTCTGTGAAAGTGATGACTATTTCAACGGAGCAACGTGCACAGACCCATTCGCAAAGGGGGACTCCGCTTTAGCCAAGAGGCAGTGCTCTGGCGACTGTTTC AAAGAAGTTATAACTTATGAAGATGGTAGGCAAAAGTACCGAAGAGGATGCGATGCCTGCTCGGACGAATGTTCTACAGTAGGAAACACCAGAACCTGCAGATATTGCTGCTATGGGCAACTGTGTAATAGCGCCACCAGCGTCCGCTTCAACATTGTTGCCATGTTACTGACGTCATGTTTAGCGACTATTTACTACTTCCTTTGA
- the LOC121416574 gene encoding alpha-amylase B-like, which yields MLQIAVLLLATACANAGFSDPNFVGDRQVIVHLFEWKWTDIARECREYLGPHGFAGVQVSPPMGHREFGDVPTPYPWWQRYQPVNYTLESRSGTEAEFRDMVATCNENGVRIYVDAVINHMAVDDSYTFEAVPYYPPNFNVPNGKCNTTSGNIESYQDAYQVRKCNLVGLCDLDHCNLDTRTKVQEYLNRALSYGVAGFRFDAAKHMCPGQISKILSGLQDCKFGGSPYLYQEVIDRGGEPIKSSDYTHLGDVTEFKYCGYIAGIADGSFDLRSLKDFATEMGMLESSSAFVFVDNHDNQRGHGGAGNEILSFQKPKFYKMAVAFTLANNYGTTRIMSSYKFNNTDQGPPSNNGKDTKSPEFNSDSTCKGNWVCEHRWPEFRNMVRFRNIAGTAPVTWTYESSTFIAFSRGNKAFFALSTGESQECRRILTNLDPGTYCDLISGESSGQVCTGKVITVDGSRFANICLGGEDSMVAITV from the exons ATGCTTCAAATCGCCGTTCTGCTTTTGGCTACGGCCTGTGCAAACGCAGGATTCTCCGACCCGAACTTTGTTGGCGATCGACAGGTCATAGTTCATCtatttgaatggaaatggaccGACATCGCTAGAGAATGCAGAGA ATACCTTGGACCGCATGGATTTGCCGGTGTACAGGTTTCCCCGCCAATGGGACACCGGGAGTTTGGAGACGTACCAACTCCCTATCCGTGGTGGCAACGCTACCAGCCCGTAAACTACACGCTCGAGAGTCGTAGCGGCACCGAAGCGGAGTTTAGGGACATGGTGGCTACATGTAACGAGAATGGGGTTCGAATCTACGTTGATGCTGTCATTAACCACATGGCAGTTG ATGATAGTTACACGTTTGAAGCTGTACCATACTACCCTCCAAACTTCAACGTACCGAACGGAAAGTGCAACACCACGAGCGGCAACATCGAGAGTTACCAAGACGCTTATCAAGTCCGGAAATGCAACTTGGTAGGTCTTTGTGATCTGGACCACTGCAATTTGGACACCAGGACGAAGGTCCAGGAGTACCTCAACAGAGCACTGAGCTACGGCGTGGCCGGGTTCCGATTCGACGCAGCTAAGCACATGTGCCCTGGGCAAATCAGCAAGATCCTCAGTGG TTTGCAGGATTGCAAGTTTGGAGGTTCCCCCTACCTGTATCAAGAGGTCATCGACCGGGGCGGTGAGCCGATAAAATCATCCGACTACACCCATCTCGGAGATGTCACCGAATTCAAATATTGCGGCTACATTGCGGGAATCGCTGATGGATCCTTCGACCTCAGATCTCTGAAGGATTTCGCGACAGAAATGGGAATGCTTGAATCGTCGTCAGCCTTCGTCTTCGTGGATAACCACGACAACCAGCGGGGCCATGGTGGCGCAGGAAACGAGATCTTGTCATTCCAAAAGCCAAAGTTTTACAAAATGGCCGTTGCATTCACTCTCGCAAATAACTACGGTACAACTAGGATCATGAGCTCTTACAAGTTCAATAACACTGATCAAGGACCTCCAAGCAATAACGGCAAGGACACCAAGTCTCCAGAGTTCAACTCGGATTCAACCTGCAAGGGCAACTGGGTCTGCGAACATCGATGGCCAGAGTTCCGTAACATGGTTCGCTTCCGCAACATCGCCGGTACCGCACCCGTAACCTGGACGTACGAGTCAAGTACGTTCATCGCGTTCTCCCGTGGAAACAAGGCCTTCTTTGCTCTGAGCACTGGGGAAAGTCAAGAATGCCGGCGGATTCTGACAAATCTCGATCCGGGCACCTATTGTGATCTGATTAGCGGCGAGTCCTCTGGACAAGTTTGCACGGGGAAGGTTATCACTGTCGATGGTAGTCGCTTTGCTAACATCTGCCTGGGTGGGGAGGATTCCATGGTGGCTATAACTGTCTAA